ATAAGGTTACGTGTGTTCTGTGTTATCTGTTACTACTAAGGTTTGCCAAATAAAAAACCCGAAAAGCATTTGAAACTTTCAAGTCTTTGCAGAACTAGATTTCATCTTATTTACTGATTTAAGCAAAAATGTAGTTCCGTAGGAACGAAATGTTTATAGAAAATTTGTCTGGCACTATTTGAACTCCGTAGGAGTGAAATGTAATTTCCATTTCGCCCCGATGGGGCTTGCGTTTTCGTAGTATCCAAGTTTTATAAACATTCCATCCCTACGGGATTATCTAAACAAACCTTTATTCAAAAAATCTCTCTTGCGTAACATCAGTTATTTATTTTAGCAAAATCATTTTCTTCGTTTCCATTTTATTGCCCGCAGTTAACTGGTAAAAATACATTCCGCTTGGATATGTTTCTGCATTCCATTGCACGGAATAATTTCCGGCTTCTTTTCTTTCGTTCACAAGTGTTGCAATTTCATTGCCGAGAATGTCGTACACTTTTATAGTGACAAACGACGAACTTGGAACTTGAAATTGAAAATTTGTAACGGGATTGAAGGGGTTGGGGTAGTTTTGAGATACCTCTATATTTTTCGGATTAGTTTGTAAATCATCGTCTATAGATACCACTGTTGTTGTGTGACAATTCCAGGTTGTTGACCATGAACTTGTCCCGGCACTATTTGTTGCATTTACTCGCCAATAATAAGTAGTGTTAGCTAACAAGGTCTCTACTAGGTATGAAGTTCCAGATGTTGTTGTATTTGTAAAAGGAGACGAAAAATTTTGATTATCGTCCACTTGTAAGGTATAACTAGTTGCACCGCTTGACGAGTTCCAACTAAATGTTCTTTTTCTGGAAATACTTGCCCCGTTTGGTGGGTTTAGAAGCGCTGGGGCAGACGGAGGTACAGGAACTATGAAATTCCAAACAGAGGACCAATTACTAGTTCCCCCTGAATTAGAGGCACGTACCCTCCAATAATGTGTTTGGCCAGTAGTAAACCCCTGTAATATCTTTGATGTAACAGTTATATTGCTCTCATCATAGACTGTTGTATTAAAAGAAGTTGTTAGCGATACTTGTAATTGATAATAAGTTGCTCTATTGGTCGAGTACCATGCTAATGTTACTGGTTGCAAAATGGTACTTCCACTTGTTGGAGACATAAGAACTGGCGAAGACGGAGGAATTTGAACTTGAAAACTCCACTCGCTTGACCAAGAACTTGAAAACGATCCATTTTCAGAACGTACTTTCCAATAATATGTTTTATTATGTTCAAGCCCAAAAACAGTATACTCTGAATTTGTGATTCCTGATTCATTTACTACGTTTCCGCTACTTGTTCTTACTTGTAAACCATATGAATCCACAGAAGAAACTGGATCCCAATCTAATGTTACATCGGAATTTGCAACCGTTGCCCCATTGGTCGGGAAAAATAAGCTAGGTGCAGTTAATTGATTTACGGTGATTACTCTTACATATACTGGCCAACCTTGCTGATCTATATAACTTGAAGTTGAGGGAGAATTTATATAAGTACAACTAGTACCGATTTTATGCATTGCAGATCTTACGTAGACATTAAAACTTCCCGTTTGTTTTGGAATTATTCCTACTGTAAGAGTATTGGTTTCATTCGTGACCCAATTACCATCATTAGTTTCTGCAAATAAATATTGAGCCGTCATTTGTTGACATGAGCTATTATAAATTTGTTGTCCAGCAGATCTCTCTTGATATCCTGGGGCATCTGGCGGACCAATTATTTTTCGAACATACATCGTATCATTTTGGTTAGTCATGGAGGGAAAAGAAAGTGTAATTCCACCATCGTCGCTATTTGCCGATCCATCGTTAATTACGGTTACTGTAATTCGAGATTCATCCCCTAAGATTATGACAGGATTTTCCATTGAAATAGTTACGGTGGGATGAGGTTGTTGAGATTGAGTAAGGGTTGAAAACATTACTGAAATAAAAAAAATGATGAGTAAAAAAGATTGGTTCTGCATCTTAATTTTCCTTTCAAAGAAAATAGATTTTTTTGGTTGCTTGTTAATTGTGGTTAGTTGCCGTAACCAAAACAACATAACCGAAACTCGTATGTCATTTTAAAAACAAAAAAGGACGTAACCATCGTTACATCCTATTCTGAGGTACTGACTTACCCATAAGCAAAGACGTAAGAGGCCACGTCCATTGCTGGACGTAGTCTGCTTGTTCTTGCTTATTTGAAAAGTGTCAGTTTTCAGAATAGAACGCAGCAAAAAAACTACGTTACAATTTTGTTTTCGAATTATTTACATCATAAATACATTCAAGTTTTGTTGGCTCGAATAATTTGCGGGCAAAATCTATATAGAAAGTTTTAATTCTCCAAATCTATTTTTTTTAGAAACCATTGAAATCTTATTTTGTTCTGTTTTTGGTTTTCAGTAGTTTTAGTGAGTGAAAAATTAGTCTCAAGCGAAGAGGCAAAGGAAATTTTATAGTTACGAGTTACAAGTTGCAAGTTGTTTAAGTTTAGTTTTTGTTTTTATTTTATTTACAATTTCATTTTCATTCACAAAAATATTTATGAGTAGTTTCAAAACATTTGAAGAAATCGAAGCGTGGCAGAAAGCGCGAGAAATTTCGAAACAGATTTATAGCATATCAAACCACGGCACGTTCAAAAAAGATTTTTCTCTGAAAGACCAGATTCACCGAGCAAGTGTTTCGATAATGTCAAACATCGCCGAAGGATTTGAGCGCGACGGTCGAAAAGAGTTTATTCAGTTTCTATCCATAGCAAAAGGTTCTGCCGGTGAAGTTCGCTCTTTACTTTATGTTGCTCTCGACAATGATTACATAAACAAAGATGAATTCAAAACACTGTACGACAAAGCAAAAGAAATTGGAAAAATGCTTGGCGGTTTAATCAACTATCTTCGCAGTTCAACAATAAAAGGAAGTAAATTCGAATGAAGCGACAACTCGTAACCCGCAACTCGCAACTCGTAACTCATTACTCGCAATTTCCAGATAGTAAAGGACACTTCGGAAAATTCGGCGGTCGCTTTGTTCCCGAGACATTGATTGCCTCGCTTGATGAACTTGAACTTGCATACAACAAAGCGAAGAAAGAAAATATTTTTCAAAACGAATTCCATTCTCTCTTACAAGATTTTGCTGGAAGACCAACGTCGCTTTATTTTGCAGAACGATTGAGCGCGCAATTTCGCAACACAAAAATTTATTTGAAGCGCGAAGATTTGTGTCATACGGGAGCGCACAAAATCAACAACACCATCGGACAAATTCTTCTTGCAAAAAAATTGAAAAAGAAACGCATCGTTGCAGAAACCGGCGCGGGACAACACGGAGTCGCAACTGCAACTGTCGCAGCGAAAATGGGGTTCG
Above is a window of Ignavibacteria bacterium DNA encoding:
- a CDS encoding T9SS type A sorting domain-containing protein, whose amino-acid sequence is MLFWLRQLTTINKQPKKSIFFERKIKMQNQSFLLIIFFISVMFSTLTQSQQPHPTVTISMENPVIILGDESRITVTVINDGSANSDDGGITLSFPSMTNQNDTMYVRKIIGPPDAPGYQERSAGQQIYNSSCQQMTAQYLFAETNDGNWVTNETNTLTVGIIPKQTGSFNVYVRSAMHKIGTSCTYINSPSTSSYIDQQGWPVYVRVITVNQLTAPSLFFPTNGATVANSDVTLDWDPVSSVDSYGLQVRTSSGNVVNESGITNSEYTVFGLEHNKTYYWKVRSENGSFSSSWSSEWSFQVQIPPSSPVLMSPTSGSTILQPVTLAWYSTNRATYYQLQVSLTTSFNTTVYDESNITVTSKILQGFTTGQTHYWRVRASNSGGTSNWSSVWNFIVPVPPSAPALLNPPNGASISRKRTFSWNSSSGATSYTLQVDDNQNFSSPFTNTTTSGTSYLVETLLANTTYYWRVNATNSAGTSSWSTTWNCHTTTVVSIDDDLQTNPKNIEVSQNYPNPFNPVTNFQFQVPSSSFVTIKVYDILGNEIATLVNERKEAGNYSVQWNAETYPSGMYFYQLTAGNKMETKKMILLK
- a CDS encoding four helix bundle protein; this encodes MSSFKTFEEIEAWQKAREISKQIYSISNHGTFKKDFSLKDQIHRASVSIMSNIAEGFERDGRKEFIQFLSIAKGSAGEVRSLLYVALDNDYINKDEFKTLYDKAKEIGKMLGGLINYLRSSTIKGSKFE